A single Bufo bufo chromosome 6, aBufBuf1.1, whole genome shotgun sequence DNA region contains:
- the ZNF207 gene encoding BUB3-interacting and GLEBS motif-containing protein ZNF207 isoform X1, with protein sequence MGRKKKKQLKPWCWYCNRDFDDEKILIQHQKAKHFKCHICHKKLYTGPGLAIHCMQVHKETIDAVPNAIPGRTDIELEIYGMEGIPEKDMEERRRMLEQKTQADGQKKKQDDSDYEDDDESGPSSAFPSQMQAQQGYMPGLHGLAGAPGMPPGIPPLMPTVPLMHGLPPVMPGMPHGMLQMGGLMHHHGPGIPPMMAGLPPGVLPPMGPRPGIPAVTQAQPISAPGVSRLLPPSTSAQAMSSVPKPLFPSAGQAPSTVAGPVGTDFKPLNSATVTTSEPPKPTFPAYTQSTMSTTSTTNSTAAKPAASITSKPATLSTTSATSKLIHPDEDISLEEKRAQHLKYQRNLPRPGQAPMGGLASPLGAMMAPQPGIPPQQPGMRHPMPPHGQFGSPHQGMPGFHPGAIPPFGQAPPMVPQFQGGPPRPLMGMRPPVMSQGGRY encoded by the exons ATGGGACGGAAGAAGAAGAAGCAGCTGAAGCCCTGGTGCTG GTACTGCAACAGAGACTTCGATGATGAGAAGATCCTCATCCAGCACCAGAAGGCCAAGCATTTCAAATGCCACATCTGTCACAAGAAGCTGTACACCGGCCCAGGCCTGGCCATCCACTGTATGCAG GTACATAAGGAGACCATCGATGCTGTGCCCAACGCCATCCCTGGGAGGACAGACATCGAGCTGGAAAtctatggcatggaaggcattcctgaaaaagacatggaggagaggaGGAGAATGCTTGAGCAGAAGACACAAG CCGATGGACAGAAGAAGAAACAGGATGACTCCGATTATGAAGATGACGATGAGTCCGGGCCATCCAGCGCGTTCCCATCCCAAATGCAGGCCCAGCAGGGGTACATGCCCGGTCTGCACGGATTAGCGGGAGCTCCAGGCATGCCCCCAG GAATCCCTCctctaatgcccactgtgccactgatgcATGGGCTCCCGCCCGTCATGCCCGGGATGCCTCACGG GATGTTACAGATGGGTGGCCTGATGCATCACCATGGCCCGGGAATCCCCCCTATGATGGCTGGTTTGCCTCCAG GTGTGCTACCGCCGATGGGCCCTCGTCCAGGGATCCCTGCTGTTACTCAGGCTCAGCCCATCTCAGCTCCAGGTGTTAGTAGACTTCTACCTCCCAGTACCTCTGCCCAAGCCATGTCGTCTGTGCCCAAGCCACTATTCCCCAGTGCTGGACAG GCTCCATCGACAGTGGCAGGACCGGTGGGCACAGACTTTAAGCCCTTGAACAGTGCCACAGTTACAACATCGGAACCTCCTAAACCAACGTTTCCCGCTTACACTCAGTCAACCATGTCAACCACTAGCACCACAAATAGCACTGCTGCTAAACCGGCTGCTTCCATAACAAGTAAGCCCGCTACCCTGAGTACTACTAGTGCTACTAGTAAGTTGATCCATCCAGATGAGGATATATCACTG GAAGAGAAGCGTGCTCAGCATCTGAAATACCAGCGTAACCTTCCTCGGCCAGGACAGGCACCCATGGGAGGTCTTGCAAGCCCTCTTGGAGCTATGATGGCACCACAGCCtggcatcccacctcagcagcctGGCATGAGGCATCCAATGCCCCCTCATG GTCAGTTTGGGAGCCCGCACCAAGGCATGCCAGGATTTCACCCAGGGGCAATACCTCCCTTTGGACAAGCACCACCTATGGTCCCACAATTCCAAGGTGGGCCCCCTCGACCGCTGATGGGAATGCGACCTCCTGTCATGTCTCAAGGTGGCCGCTACTGA
- the ZNF207 gene encoding BUB3-interacting and GLEBS motif-containing protein ZNF207 isoform X2, which translates to MGRKKKKQLKPWCWYCNRDFDDEKILIQHQKAKHFKCHICHKKLYTGPGLAIHCMQVHKETIDAVPNAIPGRTDIELEIYGMEGIPEKDMEERRRMLEQKTQADGQKKKQDDSDYEDDDESGPSSAFPSQMQAQQGYMPGLHGLAGAPGMPPGIPPLMPTVPLMHGLPPVMPGMPHGMLQMGGLMHHHGPGIPPMMAGLPPGVLPPMGPRPGIPAVTQAQPISAPGVSRLLPPSTSAQAMSSVPKPLFPSAGQMGSPVTSSTSSSSGSEGLSAPAKVLFPSAAQAPSTVAGPVGTDFKPLNSATVTTSEPPKPTFPAYTQSTMSTTSTTNSTAAKPAASITSKPATLSTTSATSKLIHPDEDISLEEKRAQHLKYQRNLPRPGQAPMGGLASPLGAMMAPQPGIPPQQPGMRHPMPPHGQFGSPHQGMPGFHPGAIPPFGQAPPMVPQFQGGPPRPLMGMRPPVMSQGGRY; encoded by the exons ATGGGACGGAAGAAGAAGAAGCAGCTGAAGCCCTGGTGCTG GTACTGCAACAGAGACTTCGATGATGAGAAGATCCTCATCCAGCACCAGAAGGCCAAGCATTTCAAATGCCACATCTGTCACAAGAAGCTGTACACCGGCCCAGGCCTGGCCATCCACTGTATGCAG GTACATAAGGAGACCATCGATGCTGTGCCCAACGCCATCCCTGGGAGGACAGACATCGAGCTGGAAAtctatggcatggaaggcattcctgaaaaagacatggaggagaggaGGAGAATGCTTGAGCAGAAGACACAAG CCGATGGACAGAAGAAGAAACAGGATGACTCCGATTATGAAGATGACGATGAGTCCGGGCCATCCAGCGCGTTCCCATCCCAAATGCAGGCCCAGCAGGGGTACATGCCCGGTCTGCACGGATTAGCGGGAGCTCCAGGCATGCCCCCAG GAATCCCTCctctaatgcccactgtgccactgatgcATGGGCTCCCGCCCGTCATGCCCGGGATGCCTCACGG GATGTTACAGATGGGTGGCCTGATGCATCACCATGGCCCGGGAATCCCCCCTATGATGGCTGGTTTGCCTCCAG GTGTGCTACCGCCGATGGGCCCTCGTCCAGGGATCCCTGCTGTTACTCAGGCTCAGCCCATCTCAGCTCCAGGTGTTAGTAGACTTCTACCTCCCAGTACCTCTGCCCAAGCCATGTCGTCTGTGCCCAAGCCACTATTCCCCAGTGCTGGACAG ATGGGATCACCAGTCACCAGttccacctcctcgtcctccgGCTCCGAGGGCCTCTCTGCACCCGCTAAAGTGCTCTTTCCTAGTGCTGCACAA GCTCCATCGACAGTGGCAGGACCGGTGGGCACAGACTTTAAGCCCTTGAACAGTGCCACAGTTACAACATCGGAACCTCCTAAACCAACGTTTCCCGCTTACACTCAGTCAACCATGTCAACCACTAGCACCACAAATAGCACTGCTGCTAAACCGGCTGCTTCCATAACAAGTAAGCCCGCTACCCTGAGTACTACTAGTGCTACTAGTAAGTTGATCCATCCAGATGAGGATATATCACTG GAAGAGAAGCGTGCTCAGCATCTGAAATACCAGCGTAACCTTCCTCGGCCAGGACAGGCACCCATGGGAGGTCTTGCAAGCCCTCTTGGAGCTATGATGGCACCACAGCCtggcatcccacctcagcagcctGGCATGAGGCATCCAATGCCCCCTCATG GTCAGTTTGGGAGCCCGCACCAAGGCATGCCAGGATTTCACCCAGGGGCAATACCTCCCTTTGGACAAGCACCACCTATGGTCCCACAATTCCAAGGTGGGCCCCCTCGACCGCTGATGGGAATGCGACCTCCTGTCATGTCTCAAGGTGGCCGCTACTGA